A single region of the Sorghum bicolor cultivar BTx623 chromosome 7, Sorghum_bicolor_NCBIv3, whole genome shotgun sequence genome encodes:
- the LOC110437198 gene encoding uncharacterized protein LOC110437198 → MAYCTCSERANDRAHFPVALIVGTPTGVIFVKAACCHGTFPGFLRPYSSASPLPAYSRASRRVARRSSLLFVFHARRPVPALGSSCARPAGDPAGCPHRWVTSNSAIRVRCRRRQGCAPPLRCRCVWSPEVRAGFLPPSLRPRCTRLVRLCAAASSSLRVPAGGRRRLSATSTQSVWGCRCAFVFPPLPCFVFAVSACLHIGSNWDSTIVLVVLYCLVQFRMQTSYLGKLEKGRPKGFVCVRVLRKWTVRENMGQRTPLYVGLVLADARGDTMYAEIPQEIIQTLDSLIQVDNTYVISKFRVNPAKACYKPFSAHLMIEFTEFTSIKLAENPPKTFPKYVYALTPFDKIVPAQGAVPILTDVLGYITKYTSATTITPKGKERASILREVFIKDMSDDELKITLWGDHAINFNVDHLNTAEDPKPVIALFVGFIPRKWHSHYAQNKPYLSGSSGCDYYLNPDIQEALPFYNRFRGETMYIERPPPSEDNLRAQPEDTPLALKTIAELDSIDPYEFPDEGYKCIVTITNIPDNISWWYMTCKPCKKRMDPQAAGGYRCPKCYGTNALPRYLLNFFARDETAEASFFAYDEVAKLMVLKDCDLILNPLKLASGLPQPLQSIISKKFTLSINLTEDSFSSRSKRQYLVKHILERSDKRHSPLYLAGSATTTQCTTVMCTTSTHERTPPQITNTPKAHQQVFEIAQDSQLTPAPVIDQDKTPTKDHTNESTVPPTNTRKRLFGEHKQPEKETRGDENLDEETVSEDNLVGLTDPPPAPKTKRSRNKPLKQQASSDQV, encoded by the exons ATGGCTTATTGTACCTGCTCTGAGAGGGCCAACGATAGGG CCCACTTCCCCGTCGCTTTAATTGTTGGGACACCTACCGGGGTCATTTTCGTCAAAGCAGCTTGTTGCCACGGTACTTTTCCTGGTTTCCTCCGTCCGTATTCTTCCGCGTCGCCGCTTCCTGCTTATTCTCGTGCGTCTCGCCGGGTTGCCCGCCGCTCCTCCCTGCTCTTTGTATTCCACGCCCGCCGCCCGGTTCCAGCGCTCGGTTCGTCCTGCGCGCGCCCGGCGGGGGACCCCGCCGGGTGTCCGCACCGTTGGGTCACCTCGAATTCAGCGATCCGTGTTCGCTGCAGGCGTCGCCAGGGGTGTGCGCCGCCGCTTCGTTGTCGCTGCGTCTGGTCGCCGGAGGTCCGCGCCGGTTTTCTGCCGCCATCGCTCCGTCCTCGCTGCACGCGCCTGGTACGGCTGTGCGCGGCCGCTTCGTCCTCGCTGCGTGTGCCCGCCGGGGGTCGGCGCCGGTTGTCTGCGACGTCCACCCAATCTGTTTGGGGCTGTCGTTGTGCCTTTGTTTTCCCTCCTCTGCCTT GTTTTGTATTCGCGGTGTCCGCCTGTTTACACATTGGCTCCAACTGGGACTCAACCATAGTTCTTGTCGTTCTCTATTGTCTTGTTCAGTTCAG AATGCAGACCAGCTACCTAGGAAAGTTGGAGAAGGGTCGCCCAAAAGGCTTTGTTTGTGTTCGTGTTCTGAGGAAATGGACAGTTAGAGAAAACATGGGTCAGAGAACGCCGCTGTACGTTGGCTTGGTCCTAGCAGATGCAAGG GGAGATACTATGTATGCTGAGATTCCCCAAGAAATTATCCAAACATTGGATTCTCTTATACAGGTGGACAACACTTATGTGATTAGTAAATTCAGAGTAAATCCTGCAAAGGCATGTTACAAACCCTTCAGTGCTCATCTGATGATTGAATTCACAGAGTTTACATCCATCAAATTAGCCGAGAATCCACCAAAAACATTTCCAAAATATGTATACGCTCTAACCCCTTTTGACAAAATTGTGCCTGCACAAGGAGCGGTTCCTATCTTGACAG ATGTCCTGGGTTATATTACAAAATACACTTCTGCAACAACTATAACCccaaaaggaaaagaaagagcAAGCATCCTTAGAGAAGTGTTCATAAAGGATATGAG CGACGATGAGCTCAAAATAACGCTTTGGGGTGACCATGCCATAAACTTCAATGTCGATCATCTGAACACTGCAGAAGATCCCAAACCAGTTATAGCTCTCTTTGTTGGTTTCATACCAAGAAAATGGCACTCACATTACGCACAGAATAAACCGTACCTTAGTGGAAGCAGTGGCTGTGACTACTATCTAAATCCAGACATTCAGGAGGCTTTACCATTTTATAATAG ATTCAGGGGTGAAACGATGTACATAGAGCGACCACCTCCATCTGAAGACAACCTTCGTGCACAGCCAGAGGACACTCCACTAGCACTGAAAACGATTGCTGAATTAGATAGTATAGACCCATACGAATTTCCG GATGAAGGTTACAAATGCATAGTGACAATCACAAATATTCCAGACAATATTAGTTGGTGGTACAtgacatgcaaaccgtgtaagAAAAGAATGGATCCACAGGCTGCTGGTGGATATAGGTGTCCAAAATGTTATGGCACAAATGCTTTGCCTAG GTATTTACTAAACTTCTTTGCAAGGGACGAAACAGCAGAAGCAAGTTTCTTTGCATACGATGAGGTGGCTAAGTTAATGGTTCTCAAAGATTGTGATCTAATTTTAAACCCTTTGAAATTGGCGTCTGGGTTGCCGCAGCCACTACAGTCCATTATTTCCAAGAAATTCACCTTGTCCATTAACCTCACGGAGGACTCATTCAGCAGTAGATCAAAAAGACAATACCTGGTGAAGCATATCTTGGAAAGATCAGATAAGCGTCATTCTCCACTGTACCTTGCTGGATCTGCAACCACCACACAGTGTACTACAGTTATGTGCACTACCTCTACACATGAACGCACTCCACCACAAATAACGAACACTCCAAAGGCTCACCAACAAGTTTTTGAGATTGCTCAGGATAGCCAATTA ACGCCTGCCCCAGTCATTGATCAAGACAAAACACCTACTAAAGATCATACCAATGA ATCAACGGTGCCTCCAACAAATACCCGGAAAAGGCTATTTGGAGAACATAAGCAACCTGAAAAG